GGATCACCCACCAGAGCATCAGCCGGTTCCGGATCTGGCACGCGGACGCCGACCGGCGGGACTGGGTCGCCACCGTGGACGGCTGGTTGCGCCAGGCCATCAACCGGCACGCCGCCGCGGCCGCGCACGCCGACTGGTCCGCGCAGATCAGTGAGTCCGCCCATGTGAGCCGCCATCCCGACGAGCCGGTCCGGCCCGGCTTCGGCCTCGGCGGCACCGCTGGCGGGGCCGGCGTCGGTGGTGGCGGCTCCGGCGGTGACGGCACCTGACCAGGGTCGGGTCAGCCGGCGCTGGCGGTGGCGAGCTTGAGGCTGAAGGCGAGGAAGAGCGCGGCGACGGCGGTGGTGCCGCCGGCGGCGAGCCGGCGGCGCTGGCTGAACTGCGCGGCCAGGAAGGTGCCCGCGAAGATCAACGCGGTCAGGTAGAGCGCGCTGGTCACCTGAGCGATCAGCCCCAGCAGCAGGAACGACAGCGCCGGCCAGGCGTAGCCGGGGTCGACGAACTGGATGAAGAACGAGATGAAGAACAGGATCGCCTTCGGGTTCAGCAGGCTGATCACCAGCGCCTTGCGGAACGGGCTGCGCATCGCCGCCGGCTCCGCGGCGTCGATGAGCCGCGGCGTGCTCGGGTCGTTGCGGTCGCGCCAGCGCCGCCAGGCGCCGCGCAGCATGGTCACCCCGACATACCCGAGGTACGCGGCGCCGACGTACTTGATCACCATGAACACCGGCGGGTACGCCTTGAGCAGCGACGCCACCCCGGCGGCGGAGAGGAACATCAGCACCCCGTCGCCGACGAACACCCCGCCAGCGGCCCGGTAGCCGGCCCCCACGCCCCGTTTGGCGGCGGTGGAGAGCACGAAGAGTGAGTTCGGCCCGGGCAGCAGGATGATGGCCACGGTGCCCAGCACGTACGTCCAGATGTCGGTGATCCCCAGCACGCCCGCCATCATCACGCCACCGGTGCCGTCCGGCGAAGCCTTTCCCGGAGCCTGAGCTGTGCGTTCGGCCACTCGTCGACGGTCATCGCGTACTGCACGGTGTCCCGCCAGGAGCCGTCCGGGCGTTGCCGGTGCATCCGCAGCACGCCCTCCCGGGTGGCGCCGAGCCGTTCGATGGCCGCCTGCGAGCGTTCGTTGCGGATGTCGGTGTGCCAGGCCACCCGCACCGCGCCCAACTCGTCGAAGGCCCGACTGAGCAGCAGCAGCTTCGCCTCGGTGTTGATCCCGGTACGCCACCACGGCCGGCCCAGGAAGGTGTACCCGATCGCGACCGACCGCCGTTCCGGGTCGATCTCGTAGTAGGACGTGCTGCCGACCACCGCCCCGGTCGCCGCGCAGCGCTGCACCCAGGGCACCCGCTCGCCGCGGTGCTGCGCGGCCAGCGCGGCGGCGATCACCTCGGCGGTCCCGTCTGGCGCGCTCGGTGCCGCGACGTTCATGTGCCGCCAGACCTCCTCGTCGGCGGTGGCGGTGTGCAGCTCGTCGGCGTGGGCCAGGTCCAGCGGCTCCAGCCGGACGTGTTCGCCGCTCATCGGGGCCGGGTCGTGCCAGGGCGTGCGGGGCGCCCGGAGGTACGCCGGCAGCGGCGCGGTGACTCCAGCGTCCGGCTCGGGCAGCCCGGCGGTCAGCCGCAGCGGCAGGACCCCGGCCCAGTGCGGCAGGTGCAGGTCGGCCTCGTCCTCGCGGACTCCTCCGCTGCGGGCCCGGACCGACACCTCGCGCAGCGGCAGTGCCAGTACGGCGGTCTCGGCCAGCTCCCGCCGGCTGGGCGGGCGGCTGTCCGCGCTGCGTCCCGCGCCCACCTTCTCCACCAGCGCGGTGAGCATGGCGGTCTTCTCCCGCTCGTCGGTGACCAGCCGGGCGGTGCCCAGCGCGACCACTGAGCGGTAGTTGGCGCTGTGGTGGAACTGGGAGCGGGCGTAGACCAGGCCGTCGAGCAGGGTCACCGTGACGCAGACCGGCAGCCCGTCGCCCCGGGCGGCGAGCAGCGGCCGGCTGCCGGTGGAGCCGTGCAGGTAGAGCGTGTCGCCGATCCGTACGTGCAGGGTGGGCAGCACCCGCGGCTGGCCGTCGACGGTGAACCCCAGCGCGCAGTGGTACGCCTCGTCGAGCACGGCGTGCGCGGCGTCCCGGTCGTAGCTCATCTTGTCGCGGGAACGGTTGGGGGTGGTCCGGGCGGTGGGTGGGTACATGCTCGCCCCTTTGTTCTAGTACAATCTCTGATTTGTGTCAGCACGCTATCAGTTCGCCGGGACGACGGCCGTCGCGATTTCGGCCAGCATCGAGTCGGGCATCCGTACGGGTGCCCTGCCACCCGGGACCGCCCTGCCACCGGTCCGGGTGCTCGCCGCCGAGCTGGGCGTCAGCCCGGCCACCGTCGCCCGCGCCTACCAGGAGCTGCGCCAGCGCGGCCTGCTCGCCACCGCCGGGCGGCACGGCACCCGGGTGCGCCCCCGCCCGCCGGTGGCCGCCCGGCGCTCCGCGCTGCGCCCGGCGCCGTTGCCCGGTGCCCGTGACCTGTCCCGGGGCGAGCCCGACTCCCGGCTGCTGCCCTCGCTCGGCCCGCACCTGGCGGCCCTCGCCGCCGAGGCCGGCCCGCCGGTCGGCTACTCCACCGCCGGAGTGCTGCCCGAGCTTGCGGTGGCGGCCCGCGCCCGGCTGAGCGCCGACGGAGTGCCGGCCGGGGAGCTCACCCTCACCGGTGGCGCGCTGGACGGCATCGAGCGGCTGCTCGGCGCCCACCTGCGTCCCGGCGACGCGGTGGCGGTCGAGGATCCGGGCTGGGCCAACCTGCTCGACCTGGTCGCCGCGCTGGGGCTACGCCCGATCGGCGTACCGCTGGACGACGAGGGTCCGCTGGTGGCCGGGGTGGCGGCCGCGCTCGCCGCCGGTGCGCGGGCGCTGGTGGTCACCAGCCGGGCGCAGAACCCGACCGGCGCGGCCGTCTCCGCCGCCCGGGCCGAGGCGCTGCGGGCGCTGCTCGCCGGCCGGCGGGACCTGCTGCTGATCGAGGACGACCACGCCGCCGAGCTGGCCCGCGTACCCCTGCACCCGCTGGCCGGGGCGACCCCGAGCTGGGCCTTCCTCCGGTCGGTGAGCAAACCCTTCGGCCCGGACCTGCGGCTGGCCGTGCTGGCTGGCGACGAGACCACGGTGGCCCGGGTGACCGGCCGGACGCGGGTGGGCGCCGGCTGGGTCTCCACCGTGCTGCAACGACTGGTGCTCGCGCTGTGGCGGGACCCGGCGGTCGCCGAGCTGGTGGAGCGGGCGGCGGAGAGTTACGAGCAGCGGCGCGAGGGGCTGCTGGCCGCGTTGGCGGAGCACGGCCTGACCGCGCACGGCCGCAGCGGCATCAACGTCTGGCTGCCGGTGGCGGACGAGACCAGCGCGGTCACCGCGCTGCGCGACGCCGGCTGGTCGGTGGCCCCCGGCAGCCTCTACCGAATCGCCGCCCCACCCGGCCTCCGCATCACCATCAGCCCTCTCGCCACGTCCGATCTCGCCCCGCTGGCCGCCGCGCTGGCCCAGGCCGCGGACCCAACCCCACTCCCGGGCTTCTCCACCTGACCCACCTCTCCCCGACCAGGTCCCGTCCAGGACAGAAAGCGGGAGATCGCGACGGTTTGGGCCGCGTGGGGTGGGTATGCGGAGCGCCGGAGGTGGGGACCATGGCTTCAGGTGGGACGCGCAAGGGGATCTGGATCGCGGTGGCGGTGGTGATCATCATC
The nucleotide sequence above comes from Micromonospora sp. NBC_00389. Encoded proteins:
- the leuE gene encoding leucine efflux protein LeuE, which codes for MMAGVLGITDIWTYVLGTVAIILLPGPNSLFVLSTAAKRGVGAGYRAAGGVFVGDGVLMFLSAAGVASLLKAYPPVFMVIKYVGAAYLGYVGVTMLRGAWRRWRDRNDPSTPRLIDAAEPAAMRSPFRKALVISLLNPKAILFFISFFIQFVDPGYAWPALSFLLLGLIAQVTSALYLTALIFAGTFLAAQFSQRRRLAAGGTTAVAALFLAFSLKLATASAG
- a CDS encoding bifunctional pyridoxamine 5'-phosphate oxidase family protein/GNAT family N-acetyltransferase, translating into MYPPTARTTPNRSRDKMSYDRDAAHAVLDEAYHCALGFTVDGQPRVLPTLHVRIGDTLYLHGSTGSRPLLAARGDGLPVCVTVTLLDGLVYARSQFHHSANYRSVVALGTARLVTDEREKTAMLTALVEKVGAGRSADSRPPSRRELAETAVLALPLREVSVRARSGGVREDEADLHLPHWAGVLPLRLTAGLPEPDAGVTAPLPAYLRAPRTPWHDPAPMSGEHVRLEPLDLAHADELHTATADEEVWRHMNVAAPSAPDGTAEVIAAALAAQHRGERVPWVQRCAATGAVVGSTSYYEIDPERRSVAIGYTFLGRPWWRTGINTEAKLLLLSRAFDELGAVRVAWHTDIRNERSQAAIERLGATREGVLRMHRQRPDGSWRDTVQYAMTVDEWPNAQLRLRERLRRTAPVA
- a CDS encoding aminotransferase class I/II-fold pyridoxal phosphate-dependent enzyme, with protein sequence MSARYQFAGTTAVAISASIESGIRTGALPPGTALPPVRVLAAELGVSPATVARAYQELRQRGLLATAGRHGTRVRPRPPVAARRSALRPAPLPGARDLSRGEPDSRLLPSLGPHLAALAAEAGPPVGYSTAGVLPELAVAARARLSADGVPAGELTLTGGALDGIERLLGAHLRPGDAVAVEDPGWANLLDLVAALGLRPIGVPLDDEGPLVAGVAAALAAGARALVVTSRAQNPTGAAVSAARAEALRALLAGRRDLLLIEDDHAAELARVPLHPLAGATPSWAFLRSVSKPFGPDLRLAVLAGDETTVARVTGRTRVGAGWVSTVLQRLVLALWRDPAVAELVERAAESYEQRREGLLAALAEHGLTAHGRSGINVWLPVADETSAVTALRDAGWSVAPGSLYRIAAPPGLRITISPLATSDLAPLAAALAQAADPTPLPGFST